The following coding sequences lie in one Thermomicrobium sp. 4228-Ro genomic window:
- a CDS encoding MFS transporter, protein MDLLSRAAANHKREVNPSAGGTAPIRLGILANWQQFSLLVLINAFVGGMVGIERTVLPLIAEQEFGLASRTALLAFVFSFGLTKALTNLFAGHLSDRIGRKTVLVAGWLIGLPAPVLVIWAPSWNRIVIANILLGVNQGLCWSTTVIMKIDLAGPQRRGLAMGLNEAFGYGAVALFAFLASAIAASTALRPYPFLLGIAIALAGLLFSATLVRETLHHALHEQRVHRPQTASDNLTLRQVLVLTSWKQPTLFSVCQAGLVNNLNDGVAWGLFPVFFAASGMRLETIGLLTALYPAVWGVSQLATGALSDHLGRKPLIVGGMWLQALGIALVPLTSSLSIWAGAAILLGLGTALVYPTLLAAVSDVADPHWRASAVGVYRLWRDEGYAVGALLAGGLADLLGLSAAIIAVAGLTALSGVVAAVRMTETLPREHRNHIAKMS, encoded by the coding sequence ATGGATCTGTTGTCGCGGGCAGCAGCGAACCACAAACGCGAGGTAAACCCGTCTGCTGGCGGCACAGCTCCGATTCGCCTTGGAATCTTGGCCAACTGGCAGCAATTCAGCTTACTGGTCCTCATCAACGCCTTTGTCGGCGGAATGGTTGGCATTGAGCGCACCGTGCTCCCACTCATTGCCGAGCAAGAGTTCGGACTCGCCTCCCGGACAGCGCTCCTTGCCTTCGTCTTCAGCTTTGGACTGACCAAGGCACTGACAAACCTCTTTGCCGGTCACCTCAGTGATCGAATCGGACGAAAAACGGTCCTCGTTGCCGGATGGCTGATTGGTCTTCCCGCTCCAGTGCTAGTCATCTGGGCTCCAAGCTGGAACCGGATCGTCATCGCCAATATCCTGCTCGGCGTGAATCAGGGACTCTGCTGGTCAACGACCGTCATTATGAAGATCGACCTCGCTGGTCCCCAACGCCGCGGCCTCGCCATGGGGTTGAATGAGGCTTTCGGCTATGGAGCAGTGGCACTCTTTGCGTTCCTCGCTTCGGCTATCGCGGCGAGTACAGCACTTCGCCCTTATCCTTTCCTGCTCGGTATCGCTATTGCACTCGCGGGACTTCTCTTTTCAGCGACACTGGTACGGGAGACACTCCACCATGCGCTGCATGAGCAACGCGTCCATCGTCCCCAAACAGCATCCGATAACCTCACGTTACGCCAGGTACTAGTTCTCACAAGCTGGAAACAACCAACACTCTTCTCGGTCTGTCAGGCCGGCCTCGTCAATAACCTCAACGACGGTGTGGCATGGGGTTTGTTTCCGGTTTTCTTTGCCGCCTCGGGTATGCGACTGGAAACGATCGGACTCCTCACCGCGCTCTACCCGGCAGTTTGGGGTGTGTCACAACTCGCCACTGGTGCTCTATCCGACCATCTGGGCCGCAAACCACTCATCGTCGGCGGCATGTGGCTGCAAGCGCTCGGCATTGCGCTCGTGCCACTGACGTCCTCACTGAGCATTTGGGCAGGGGCTGCCATACTCCTCGGTCTTGGCACAGCACTGGTCTATCCGACGCTGCTTGCGGCAGTCTCTGACGTCGCTGACCCACACTGGCGTGCCTCCGCGGTGGGCGTCTATCGCCTCTGGCGCGACGAGGGATACGCAGTCGGGGCGTTGTTGGCTGGGGGCTTGGCCGATCTTCTGGGGCTTTCCGCAGCAATCATCGCCGTGGCGGGACTGACAGCACTGTCCGGCGTAGTTGCGGCCGTGCGCATGACAGAAACGCTCCCTCGCGAGCACCGAAATCACATCGCCAAAATGAGCTGA
- a CDS encoding carbohydrate ABC transporter permease: MTVVGSNRLRNRLLFLYFPLALFTIFLLFPFYWMFIISVKPNSLLLNMKVNPLYLTQFTLEHYRYLLSNTDFPRWALNTAIVTFGATFLSLTSSILMGYALGRFRFRGGNVAGTLIFLAYLIPPTLLFIPLSQVVARFGLYNTYWALILTYPTFLIPFASWLLMGYFRTIPRELEECAMIDGASRFQAMWRIILPLALPGVLSAGIFSFTLSWNEFLYALVFMGSGEMKTIPVGTVSDLIRADVFQWGPLMAAAMLGSVPVAVAYMFFVDQYVSGLTAGAVKG, encoded by the coding sequence ATGACGGTGGTCGGCAGCAATCGCTTGCGTAATCGGCTCCTCTTCCTCTACTTCCCACTCGCCTTGTTCACGATATTTCTGTTGTTTCCCTTCTATTGGATGTTCATCATTTCGGTGAAGCCCAATAGCTTACTTCTCAACATGAAAGTCAATCCCTTGTACCTGACGCAGTTCACGCTCGAGCACTATCGCTATCTCCTCTCGAACACCGATTTTCCTCGCTGGGCACTGAATACGGCCATTGTGACCTTTGGGGCCACATTTCTCTCGCTGACGAGTAGTATTCTGATGGGGTACGCGTTGGGGCGTTTCCGGTTCCGTGGTGGGAACGTTGCTGGCACGCTCATCTTCCTCGCCTACCTCATTCCGCCAACGCTGCTCTTCATACCGCTCAGTCAAGTCGTTGCGCGCTTCGGTCTCTACAACACCTACTGGGCGCTGATTCTCACCTATCCGACCTTTCTCATTCCTTTCGCATCGTGGCTCCTCATGGGCTATTTCCGAACGATTCCACGCGAGCTCGAAGAATGCGCGATGATCGACGGGGCGAGCCGTTTTCAGGCGATGTGGCGGATCATCCTGCCTCTCGCCCTGCCCGGTGTGCTGTCAGCTGGAATTTTCTCGTTCACGCTGTCTTGGAACGAGTTCTTGTATGCCCTCGTCTTCATGGGTTCTGGTGAGATGAAGACGATCCCCGTCGGTACGGTCAGTGACCTCATCCGGGCTGACGTCTTCCAGTGGGGACCGTTGATGGCAGCGGCCATGCTCGGGTCGGTGCCGGTGGCCGTCGCCTACATGTTCTTCGTGGATCAGTACGTGTCAGGACTCACGGCTGGCGCCGTGAAGGGATGA
- a CDS encoding ABC transporter ATP-binding protein produces the protein MAQVIYDHVTKRFDGVIAVNDLNLEVRDGEFLVLVGPSGCGKTTALRCLAGLEEVTSGDIIIGDRVVTHIPPKDRDIAMVFQNYALYPHMTVYENMAFGLKLRKVPKQEIDRRVKEVAEMLGIQDLLNRKPRQLSGGQRQRVALGRAIVREPQVFLMDEPLSNLDAKLRVQTRGELIKLQRRLGVTTIYVTHDQVEAMTMGHRIAVMNQGVLQQLDTPENLYDHPANLFVATFIGSPAMNIFPAQVVTGEGTVRLVAGDITLEAPAEQRSRLAEYSGREVLVGIRPEDLIVQPGTVAEDRQLRLPVEIVEPLGSETLVHLRGPNGALVAKAEPHVHFSVGELASVRVRTEHLHAFDPQTELALF, from the coding sequence ATGGCGCAGGTGATCTACGATCATGTGACCAAGCGATTCGATGGCGTCATCGCTGTCAATGACCTCAATCTGGAGGTCAGGGACGGTGAGTTCCTCGTTCTCGTCGGACCGTCCGGGTGTGGAAAGACGACAGCCCTGCGCTGTCTCGCTGGGCTCGAGGAAGTCACGAGTGGGGACATCATCATCGGCGATCGCGTCGTTACCCATATCCCACCGAAGGACCGCGATATCGCGATGGTCTTCCAGAACTACGCCTTGTACCCGCACATGACGGTGTACGAGAACATGGCCTTCGGTCTCAAGCTCCGTAAGGTGCCGAAGCAGGAGATCGATCGGCGGGTCAAGGAAGTCGCCGAGATGCTCGGCATTCAAGACCTTTTGAACCGGAAGCCACGCCAGCTCTCCGGCGGCCAGCGGCAGCGTGTCGCGCTCGGCCGGGCGATCGTGCGTGAGCCTCAGGTGTTCTTGATGGACGAGCCGCTCTCGAACCTGGACGCCAAGCTGCGTGTCCAGACGCGTGGTGAGCTCATCAAGCTGCAGCGTCGGCTCGGCGTTACGACAATCTACGTGACGCACGATCAGGTCGAGGCCATGACGATGGGGCACCGGATCGCGGTGATGAACCAGGGTGTCCTGCAGCAGCTCGATACCCCAGAAAACCTCTACGATCATCCGGCCAACTTGTTCGTGGCGACCTTCATCGGGAGCCCGGCGATGAATATCTTCCCGGCTCAGGTCGTTACCGGTGAGGGAACCGTGCGGCTCGTGGCGGGCGACATCACGCTGGAAGCTCCAGCTGAGCAGCGCAGCCGTCTCGCGGAGTACAGCGGGCGTGAGGTACTGGTCGGCATCCGCCCGGAGGATCTCATCGTCCAACCTGGCACGGTGGCGGAAGATCGTCAGTTGCGTCTGCCGGTGGAAATCGTCGAGCCGCTCGGCTCGGAGACACTTGTGCATTTGCGTGGACCGAACGGAGCGCTCGTCGCCAAGGCAGAGCCGCACGTGCACTTCTCGGTTGGTGAGCTCGCTTCCGTGCGCGTGCGAACCGAGCACCTACACGCGTTCGATCCGCAGACTGAACTGGCACTCTTCTGA
- a CDS encoding ABC transporter substrate-binding protein: MSRKPDDRWMRSTLSRRALVRGLVGGLAVPAVSALLAACAGQATPTPAPQPTPTTAPAQQPSPTAAPAATTAPAATPTATPVVLKGTKLNILMGTFFVPETQDLMKKQLEEFGKETGVEATIDFINWPDLQPKISAAVQAGAGPDIVGMWDTWPSLYKDALVDVHEIVEKRIKGEGDYFDWVKKTVLVGDQWLSIPIGAPTSAQVFRKSALEKAGWPDPNNPPDTWEDLFKVGVEMKKNGMPLGQAFGHSTGDPPSFCYAFMWAYGAMEVEQDGKTVAFNKPQFVEGMKLFLSYWKQAFDETGLSWDDATNNRAFLAGQIGWTFNGSSIYIAAKKQAPDIAQDIVHHIFPKGPAGRFNNLGSWSVGIVKYSKNIAGAKAFLEWWTAPEQFRKWLEIQQGYQVAPTQYYLDDPYYKADPKLVPYVEAAKYGRNKGYAGLGNEKAAEAFARYIVVDTFARAIQSGNAEEAIQWGASELQKIYGA; this comes from the coding sequence ATGAGCCGGAAACCGGATGACCGCTGGATGCGGAGCACGCTGTCTCGGCGGGCTCTGGTGCGTGGCCTCGTCGGTGGCCTAGCAGTGCCGGCCGTGAGCGCGCTGCTTGCGGCCTGCGCCGGTCAGGCTACTCCGACGCCAGCACCGCAACCCACGCCGACAACTGCGCCGGCGCAACAACCGTCGCCGACGGCAGCTCCTGCGGCGACGACGGCACCCGCGGCGACACCCACAGCGACGCCGGTGGTCCTCAAGGGAACGAAACTGAACATCCTTATGGGAACGTTCTTCGTTCCAGAGACCCAAGACTTGATGAAGAAGCAACTCGAGGAGTTCGGGAAAGAGACCGGTGTCGAGGCGACGATCGACTTCATCAACTGGCCGGACTTGCAACCGAAGATCAGTGCGGCTGTGCAGGCAGGTGCTGGTCCGGACATCGTCGGGATGTGGGATACGTGGCCCTCGCTGTACAAGGATGCGCTGGTGGATGTACACGAGATCGTGGAGAAGCGCATCAAGGGCGAGGGTGACTACTTCGACTGGGTGAAGAAGACCGTCCTCGTCGGAGACCAGTGGTTGAGCATCCCGATCGGAGCACCGACCAGCGCCCAAGTGTTCCGGAAGAGCGCGCTTGAAAAGGCCGGGTGGCCTGATCCCAACAATCCACCGGACACCTGGGAGGATCTCTTCAAGGTCGGTGTCGAGATGAAGAAGAACGGGATGCCGCTCGGACAGGCCTTCGGTCACTCGACGGGCGATCCGCCTTCGTTCTGCTATGCCTTCATGTGGGCGTACGGGGCAATGGAAGTGGAGCAGGACGGCAAGACTGTCGCCTTCAACAAGCCACAGTTCGTCGAGGGGATGAAGCTGTTCTTGAGTTACTGGAAGCAGGCGTTCGACGAGACCGGCCTTTCCTGGGATGACGCGACCAACAACCGGGCCTTCCTGGCGGGACAGATCGGCTGGACGTTCAACGGAAGCAGCATCTACATCGCTGCGAAGAAGCAGGCACCGGATATTGCGCAGGATATTGTCCATCACATCTTCCCGAAGGGACCGGCAGGTCGTTTCAATAACCTCGGTAGCTGGTCAGTGGGTATCGTGAAGTACTCCAAGAATATCGCAGGGGCGAAGGCATTTCTCGAATGGTGGACTGCCCCCGAGCAATTCCGGAAGTGGTTGGAAATCCAGCAGGGATATCAGGTTGCGCCGACTCAGTACTACCTCGATGATCCGTACTACAAGGCTGATCCCAAACTGGTGCCGTACGTCGAGGCTGCCAAGTACGGTCGGAACAAGGGGTACGCTGGGCTCGGCAACGAAAAGGCGGCTGAGGCGTTCGCTCGGTATATCGTGGTCGATACCTTCGCGCGCGCGATCCAGTCGGGGAATGCGGAGGAAGCGATCCAGTGGGGTGCTAGTGAGCTGCAGAAGATCTACGGAGCGTGA
- a CDS encoding DEAD/DEAH box helicase: MTMTRPAQPSAFAALGLSQPLLEALRDVGFEQPMPVQGETIPVLLAGHDAIVQAHTGTGKTAAFALPILQCLEPDRQGPQALVLAPTRELAVQVAETIHRLGRYLDARVLALYGGQPIERQLRALRHPVDIVVGTPGRIMDHLRRETLRLDSVRMVVLDEADEMLDMGFLEDVEWILERAPADRQTALFSATIPQRIRQLARRYLRNPVTIAIHPERVTVPQIEQFVYEVASSAKVEALARILDYEAPASAIVFVRTKSGADELAHRLQALGYAAEAIHGDLSQAMRDRAMQRFRGGQVDLLVATDVAARGLDIPQVSHVINFDIPGDPESYVHRIGRTGRAGSTGIAITLVEPRERWLLRTIERAVGKRLTARRIPTREEIVRRQRELLGTSLLELIERGDLETGRHIVNQLLSYHDAMDVAAAAVTLALRERGIEPGRLQMLESVEEDRPETGMVRLRLELGRRDGLRPSDIVGMIASTTGLSARAIGQIEIADRFTLVEVPVQAADRVVAALARAGWRGRPIPVHAPVREAR; the protein is encoded by the coding sequence ATGACCATGACTCGACCTGCTCAGCCGAGTGCGTTCGCGGCGCTCGGATTGAGTCAACCTTTGCTCGAGGCCCTTCGCGACGTCGGCTTTGAACAGCCGATGCCGGTACAGGGCGAAACGATTCCCGTTCTCCTAGCAGGCCACGACGCGATCGTCCAAGCGCATACCGGCACGGGCAAGACAGCCGCATTCGCTCTCCCGATTCTGCAGTGTCTCGAGCCCGATCGTCAGGGACCGCAAGCGCTCGTTCTCGCACCGACTCGCGAACTGGCCGTCCAGGTCGCCGAGACGATCCACCGGCTCGGCCGTTACCTCGATGCCCGGGTCCTGGCCCTGTACGGTGGGCAACCGATCGAACGACAGTTGCGTGCCCTACGCCATCCGGTCGACATCGTCGTCGGCACTCCGGGACGCATCATGGATCATCTTCGCCGCGAGACCCTCCGCTTGGATTCGGTCCGGATGGTGGTGCTGGACGAGGCCGACGAGATGCTCGACATGGGCTTCCTCGAGGACGTCGAGTGGATCCTCGAGCGAGCTCCAGCCGATCGACAAACAGCGCTCTTTTCGGCCACGATCCCGCAACGTATCCGGCAACTCGCGCGTCGATACCTTCGTAATCCGGTCACGATCGCGATCCATCCGGAACGCGTCACGGTGCCGCAGATCGAACAATTCGTCTACGAAGTTGCCAGTTCGGCAAAGGTTGAGGCACTGGCTCGCATTCTCGATTATGAAGCTCCCGCCTCGGCCATCGTCTTCGTCCGCACGAAGAGCGGCGCCGACGAGCTCGCTCATCGATTGCAGGCGCTCGGGTATGCCGCCGAGGCGATTCACGGCGACCTCAGTCAGGCGATGCGTGATAGAGCGATGCAGCGCTTCCGTGGCGGCCAGGTCGATCTTCTCGTCGCAACGGACGTCGCGGCACGCGGTCTCGATATCCCGCAGGTCAGCCACGTCATCAATTTCGATATCCCGGGCGATCCTGAGTCGTATGTTCACCGGATCGGCCGTACAGGACGTGCTGGTAGCACTGGTATCGCGATCACACTCGTCGAACCGCGTGAACGCTGGCTTCTGCGCACTATCGAGCGTGCGGTCGGCAAGCGTCTCACCGCGAGACGCATTCCAACCCGCGAGGAGATCGTTCGGCGACAGCGCGAACTCCTCGGAACGTCGCTCCTCGAACTGATCGAACGAGGTGATCTCGAGACGGGGCGCCATATCGTCAACCAGCTACTGTCCTATCATGACGCGATGGATGTCGCCGCGGCAGCGGTAACCCTCGCTCTGCGCGAACGTGGTATCGAGCCTGGACGACTGCAGATGCTGGAGTCGGTCGAAGAGGACAGACCGGAAACCGGTATGGTGCGTCTCCGCCTCGAACTCGGTCGGCGTGACGGGTTGCGCCCCAGTGACATCGTCGGAATGATCGCCAGCACGACCGGTCTCTCTGCTCGGGCTATCGGACAAATCGAGATTGCCGATCGCTTCACCCTGGTCGAGGTTCCGGTCCAGGCCGCCGACCGGGTAGTGGCGGCGCTCGCTCGGGCGGGCTGGCGCGGCCGCCCCATCCCTGTCCACGCGCCTGTACGGGAGGCTCGCTGA
- a CDS encoding DUF421 domain-containing protein, with protein MWHLAVPLWELIARSLLIYGAFLVALRLFGKRQLGQFTVYDLAMLLLAANALQPAMTGPDNSLTGGLVITGTLFTVNWIVAQLASRHPRFRRLLEPPPTILARDGQWDVRALAREGIDLDEALAAVHRAGLTDVSEAALVMLEPDGSITVVPKRRRR; from the coding sequence ATGTGGCACCTCGCAGTTCCCCTCTGGGAGCTCATCGCCCGCAGTCTCCTGATCTACGGTGCATTTCTCGTCGCGCTTCGGCTGTTCGGAAAGCGACAACTCGGCCAGTTCACCGTCTACGATCTCGCCATGCTCCTGCTTGCCGCCAACGCACTCCAGCCAGCGATGACTGGTCCCGACAACTCGCTCACCGGAGGACTCGTCATCACCGGTACGCTCTTTACCGTAAACTGGATCGTCGCCCAGCTCGCTTCCCGCCATCCCCGTTTCCGGCGGCTCCTCGAACCGCCGCCGACGATCCTGGCACGGGACGGGCAATGGGACGTGCGAGCTTTGGCTCGCGAGGGGATCGATCTCGATGAGGCACTCGCGGCAGTGCACCGAGCTGGCCTCACCGATGTCTCGGAAGCAGCACTCGTCATGCTCGAACCGGACGGTTCGATTACCGTTGTGCCGAAGCGACGGCGCCGGTAA
- a CDS encoding aminotransferase class V-fold PLP-dependent enzyme, protein MWYERLGVRRVINADARLTRLGGSIMPPEVLQAMHEAAGWYVDLVELQRAVGRRLAELTNNEAAYVTAGAAAGLTLVTLACLTGPDPRAITRLQQQFPDLTGFKTDVVIHVAHRIPYDPAVRLAGVRLVQVGNVLRTEPSELEAALSERTAAILYVAGAHLSRGALPLEQVVEIAHAHGVPVIVDAAAQLPPPENLWRFTRDMGADVAIFSGGKDLAGPQSTGLIVGRAELIEAIALHGPPNQRLGRPFKVSREELIGLLAAVDRYLRLDHAARTRACEETIARWIARFAQLPGVRAYRAFPNEAGQPLPRLVLELDPLHCGMTARELRDRLWEGDPRIAVALHDERHLSLTAETLEHGEAELVAARIEAELGRA, encoded by the coding sequence ATGTGGTACGAGCGACTGGGAGTTCGACGAGTGATCAACGCGGACGCTCGCTTGACACGCCTCGGTGGCTCCATCATGCCGCCAGAAGTGCTGCAGGCGATGCACGAGGCAGCCGGATGGTATGTCGATCTCGTCGAACTCCAACGAGCGGTAGGCCGAAGACTCGCCGAACTGACGAACAACGAAGCAGCCTACGTGACCGCCGGCGCTGCCGCTGGTCTGACGCTCGTCACCCTCGCGTGTCTCACTGGTCCCGACCCCCGAGCGATCACTAGGCTTCAACAGCAGTTTCCTGATCTGACCGGCTTCAAAACAGACGTCGTGATACACGTCGCTCACCGCATTCCCTACGATCCGGCTGTCCGGCTCGCTGGCGTCCGACTCGTTCAAGTCGGAAACGTTCTCAGGACGGAGCCGTCTGAACTCGAGGCTGCCCTGAGCGAGCGCACGGCAGCGATCCTCTACGTCGCGGGGGCCCATCTGTCGCGCGGTGCTCTACCGCTCGAGCAGGTCGTCGAAATCGCCCACGCGCACGGCGTACCGGTGATCGTCGATGCTGCAGCACAGCTTCCACCGCCCGAGAATCTCTGGCGCTTCACACGCGACATGGGCGCCGATGTGGCGATTTTCAGCGGCGGCAAGGATCTCGCCGGACCACAATCGACCGGTTTGATCGTGGGGCGAGCCGAGCTGATCGAGGCGATTGCCCTGCACGGGCCGCCAAATCAGCGACTCGGGAGACCCTTCAAAGTCAGCCGCGAGGAGCTGATCGGCCTGCTGGCCGCGGTGGATCGCTACCTGCGATTGGATCATGCCGCCCGCACGCGAGCCTGCGAGGAAACGATCGCGAGGTGGATCGCTCGGTTCGCGCAGTTGCCGGGTGTGCGCGCCTATCGTGCTTTCCCCAACGAAGCGGGGCAGCCCCTGCCCCGCCTCGTCCTGGAACTCGATCCACTGCACTGCGGTATGACGGCACGCGAGCTGAGAGATCGTCTTTGGGAGGGCGATCCTCGTATCGCTGTCGCCTTGCATGACGAACGACACCTCTCCCTGACAGCAGAGACACTCGAACACGGCGAGGCCGAGTTGGTCGCCGCTCGCATCGAGGCAGAACTGGGCCGAGCGTGA
- a CDS encoding YebC/PmpR family DNA-binding transcriptional regulator — MAGHSKWAQIKRQKQAADFRKGQIFSKLAREIHVAVREGGLNPETNVRLRMAIERAKREGMPKDTIENAIAKASGAAGGATEYETVVYEGYGPGGIAIMAIALTDNRNRTASVVRHTFSKYGGSLGETGSVAWQFETLGQIVVATNGHDPEEIALMAIDAGARDFEVEDDAVVITTDPDQLSDIVEKLQEAGYQIRQADIQRIPTTTVELDGSQAQSALKLLEALEDLDDVQEVYTNASFPAEVRGAA, encoded by the coding sequence ATGGCAGGGCATTCCAAGTGGGCCCAGATCAAGCGGCAGAAGCAGGCCGCCGACTTCAGGAAAGGGCAGATCTTCAGCAAGCTCGCCCGAGAGATCCATGTCGCCGTGCGCGAGGGTGGACTGAATCCGGAGACGAACGTGCGCCTCCGCATGGCGATCGAACGCGCCAAGCGCGAGGGAATGCCGAAGGACACGATCGAGAACGCGATCGCCAAGGCTAGCGGAGCAGCGGGCGGTGCGACCGAATACGAAACGGTCGTCTACGAAGGGTATGGCCCAGGTGGTATCGCCATCATGGCTATCGCCCTAACGGACAATCGCAACCGGACTGCGTCGGTCGTTCGGCACACCTTCTCGAAGTACGGTGGCTCGCTCGGTGAGACCGGTTCCGTCGCCTGGCAGTTCGAGACGCTCGGCCAGATCGTCGTCGCCACCAATGGACACGATCCAGAGGAAATCGCTCTGATGGCGATCGACGCTGGTGCACGCGACTTCGAGGTCGAGGACGATGCGGTCGTCATCACGACCGATCCCGACCAGCTGAGCGACATCGTCGAAAAGCTCCAGGAAGCCGGCTATCAAATCCGGCAGGCCGACATCCAACGCATACCGACCACCACAGTCGAACTCGACGGCAGCCAGGCACAGAGTGCGCTCAAGCTGCTCGAGGCGCTCGAGGATCTCGACGATGTCCAAGAGGTTTACACCAACGCGAGCTTTCCGGCCGAGGTACGTGGCGCGGCCTGA
- a CDS encoding carbohydrate ABC transporter permease, which produces MTTAPAGTVTQVVPLSLRERVRQWLDSEPVLAYLFMSPGWLILLLFMSYPFFLGLWISLTDRTVGLPGGEFVGLRNYAELLRDRTFHLTVMNTFIYGFVTVPFKLLLGLLLALLLNQVFPLRNVLRAALLLPWIVPTALSSLAWLMLYDAVLSPFSWILKNWGLIESNIAFLGTRTNAIISLCLANIWRGTPFFAVAILAGLQAVPQELHEAAAIEGANSVQRFFAVTLPVIKGILVITTLFSIIWTFADFQLVYVLTKGGPANSTHIFGTYAWQIGIGGAGKLGIGAAISLYMFPVLAVLSAILLRYVRSQEA; this is translated from the coding sequence ATGACGACTGCTCCGGCCGGTACGGTCACCCAGGTTGTTCCGCTCAGTCTCCGTGAGCGCGTCCGGCAGTGGCTCGACAGCGAGCCGGTGCTCGCCTATCTCTTCATGTCACCGGGATGGCTCATCTTGCTTCTCTTCATGAGCTACCCGTTCTTTCTCGGGCTCTGGATTTCGTTGACTGACCGGACGGTCGGGCTTCCTGGTGGCGAGTTCGTCGGTCTACGGAACTATGCGGAGCTTCTGCGGGATCGGACTTTTCACCTGACGGTCATGAATACGTTCATCTACGGCTTCGTGACCGTACCGTTCAAGCTGCTGCTCGGTCTCCTGCTGGCGCTGCTCCTGAACCAGGTCTTCCCCCTGCGCAACGTCCTGCGCGCGGCGCTCCTGTTGCCTTGGATCGTGCCGACGGCGCTCTCGAGCCTCGCCTGGTTGATGTTATACGACGCTGTTTTGAGCCCGTTTTCGTGGATCCTGAAGAACTGGGGACTGATCGAGTCGAACATCGCGTTTCTCGGCACCCGAACGAACGCGATCATCTCGCTCTGTCTTGCCAACATTTGGCGCGGTACGCCGTTCTTCGCCGTCGCCATTCTCGCTGGCCTGCAAGCCGTGCCGCAGGAGCTCCACGAGGCAGCGGCGATCGAGGGGGCCAATAGCGTGCAGCGGTTCTTCGCCGTCACGTTGCCGGTGATCAAGGGAATCCTCGTCATCACGACGCTGTTTTCGATCATCTGGACCTTCGCTGACTTCCAGCTCGTTTACGTGTTGACCAAGGGTGGACCAGCCAACTCCACCCATATCTTCGGTACCTACGCTTGGCAGATCGGAATCGGTGGGGCTGGAAAGCTCGGAATCGGTGCCGCGATTTCGCTCTACATGTTCCCAGTGTTGGCTGTCCTCTCAGCGATCCTGTTGCGCTACGTGCGTTCCCAGGAGGCATGA
- a CDS encoding MBL fold metallo-hydrolase yields the protein MSRGRLLSEAAAAPYRIPATDRIRFTYTPVTDGDVITVGSLQLIALSTPGHTWESTSYLLPDHALFTGDTLFTDGVGRPDLKAGDDERERKAYALFDSLQRLGTLSGSLWVLPSHVGVPLAVGEPLVTGRLDELYKRFVAPFERPDRFAGALLRYLPPPPPNTDQITRANELGVLPSELASFLELEAGPNRCAVQGA from the coding sequence GTGAGTCGCGGTCGGTTGCTCTCTGAGGCAGCGGCAGCTCCCTACCGCATTCCCGCCACCGATCGCATCCGTTTCACTTATACCCCAGTGACCGACGGTGATGTGATCACCGTCGGCTCGCTCCAGCTGATTGCCCTCTCCACTCCTGGGCATACGTGGGAGAGTACCAGCTACCTCCTTCCCGATCACGCGCTCTTCACGGGCGACACACTGTTCACCGACGGTGTCGGGCGTCCCGACCTCAAAGCAGGGGATGATGAACGCGAGCGCAAGGCATATGCGCTGTTCGACTCCTTGCAACGGCTCGGCACACTCTCCGGCTCACTCTGGGTTCTCCCGAGCCACGTTGGAGTCCCACTCGCTGTTGGTGAGCCACTAGTGACCGGTCGGCTCGATGAGCTTTACAAACGCTTTGTTGCGCCGTTCGAGCGGCCAGACCGCTTCGCCGGAGCGTTGCTCCGATACCTTCCACCTCCGCCTCCGAATACTGACCAGATCACCCGCGCAAACGAGCTCGGTGTGTTGCCAAGCGAGCTGGCATCCTTCCTGGAACTCGAGGCCGGACCGAACCGCTGTGCAGTCCAGGGAGCATGA